From the genome of Pelmatolapia mariae isolate MD_Pm_ZW linkage group LG12, Pm_UMD_F_2, whole genome shotgun sequence, one region includes:
- the LOC134638334 gene encoding cell division cycle protein 20 homolog B-like, which yields MPECSGQYEAHEVTYKCFRRRIIQRRCGEGPVASTPLAPGRQCEPSFEFDTVCQRLELDSPPRKHEPGQGEKIQEAALVGGLSHSESVNLVNTKCTIAAKTWPAAENAPQERWVWRPAVQEPENLNRSGYDERKYDLQPFATLNKATLSLHGKSVVKLGAPSLLNDYYTNLLDCSCNGMVALGLGSSVYIWNSETRGLVGHLDLSPQSGCQYRQSVSSLCWSTDGRALSIATRRGEIQVNELIELWDVEHKQNMRFLLSHLTVVRALSWKQQLLSSGSVLGHICHLDPRAFTPLVGATTQREGVCSLQWSPGGKWLASGSTEGLLHIWDDDIMGKKISSQPIMTVKQPSAVKAMGWCPWQGNIIATGGGWKDGELRIWDTQSASCVTSVQTNSQICSLQWAEKKRYLVTGHGLPHHKVTSWVWEFHSLSPIYQFTGHSDRVLHLALNPDNSQIFSTGADQRFHIWDL from the exons ATGCCTGAATGCTCA GGACAATACGAGGCCCATGAAGTCACATACAAATGCTTCAGGAGGCGGATCATCCAGAGGCGCTGCGGAGAAGGCCCTGTTGCAAGTACCCCGCTGGCCCCTGGGCGGCAGTGTGAGCCAAGCTTCGAGTTTGATACCGTCTGTCAGAGGCTGGAGCTCGATTCTCCACCGAGAAAGCATGAACCAGGACAGGGAGAAAAAATCCAAG AGGCAGCATTGGTGGGAGGCTTGTCTCACTCTGAGTCTGTTAACTTGGTGAACACAAAGTGCACGATCGCTGCCAAGACATGGCCTGCTGCAGAAAATGCCCCACAAGAG cgATGGGTGTGGAGACCTGCAGTTCAAGAACCTGAAAATCTCAATCGCTCAG GTTATGATGAAAGAAAATATGATCTTCAGCCATTTGCCACTCTGAACAAAGCCACTCTGAGCCTGCACGGGAAGTCAGTGGTTAAGTTGGGTGCACCATCACTGCTGAATGACTACT ACACTAACCTTCTCGACTGCAGCTGTAATGGCATGGTTGCATTAGGACTCGGCTCTTCAGTTTACATTTGGAATTCAGAAACTCGTGGTCTGGTTGGACATCTGGACCTGAGTCCACAATCAGGATGCCAATATCGTCAGTCGGTCTCGTCTCTGTGCTGGAGCACAGATGGAAGAGCCCTCAGTATCGCGACTAGACGAGGGGAGATACAGGTAAATGAGCTCATAGAG TTGTGGGATGTCgaacacaagcagaacatgaGGTTTCTGCTGTCACACCTGACTGTGGTGAGAGCTCTTTCCTGGAAACAGCAGTTACTTAGCAG TGGATCTGTTCTTGGACATATCTGTCACCTTGACCCTCGGGCTTTCACACCTCTGGTAGGTGCAACCACCCAGAGGGAGGGGGTCTGCAGTCTGCAGTGGTCACCAGGAGGCAAATGGCTGGCCAGCGGCTCCACAGAAGGCCTTCTCCATATCTGGGATGATGACatcatgggaaaaaaaatctcaagtCAGCCAATAATGACAGTGAAGCAGCCCAGTGCTGTCAAG GCAATGGGGTGGTGCCCATGGCAGGGAAACATTATTGCTACAGGAGGGGGATGGAAAGATGGTGAGCTGAGAATCTGGGACACACAATCAGCATCTTGTGTTACTTCTGTCCAAACAAATTCACAG ATATGTTCTCTACAATGGGCTGAAAAGAAGAGATATCTGGTTACAGGTCATGGCCTACCTCATCACAAAGTCACATCTTGGGTGTGGGAGTTTCACTCTCTCAGCCCCATTTACCAGTTCACAG gtCACTCTGATCGAGTCCTTCACTTGGCCTTAAACCCTGACAATTCTCAGATCTTCTCCACCGGTGCGGACCAGCGCTTTCACATCTGGGATTTGTAG
- the gpx8 gene encoding probable glutathione peroxidase 8, with translation MEALGGYPTRSSNPKAKKLTVLLSMTVGVGCLFLLQTQLVKPRKPKDFYSFEVKDAKGRTVSLEKYRGKASLVVNVASYCQQTEANYKSLQELHRELGTSHFNVLAFPCGQFGDTETGTSRDIEAFAKSAYGVTFPFFSKIKIMGSEADPAFKFLTDSVKKIPKWNFWKFLVNPEGKVVRFWRIEEPMESIREEVTAMVREIILKKRVEL, from the exons ATGGAGGCTTTGGGAGGTTATCCTACCAGGTCCTCCAACCCAAAAGCGAAAAAGTTAACTGTGCTGTTGAGCATGACGGTGGGTGTGGGGTGTTTATTTCTTCTGCAGACCCAGCTGGTGAAACCCAGAAAACCGAAGGATTTTTATTCTTTCGAGGTGAAGGACGCGAAGGGCAGGACGGTTTCTCTGGAGAAGTACCGAGGAAAA GCGTCCTTAGTTGTAAACGTGGCGAGTTACTGCCAGCAGACGGAGGCGAACTACAAGTCTCTACAGGAGCTCCACCGGGAGCTGGGCACCTCTCACTTCAACGTCCTGGCCTTTCCCTGCGGACAGTTCGGGGATACGGAGACCGGAACCAGCCGGGACATCGAAGCTTTCGCCAAGTCAGCCTACGGCGTTACCTTTCCTTTCTTCAGCAAGATCAAAATAATGGGATCAGAGGCTGACCCTGCTTTCAAATTCCTCACAG attcTGTGAAGAAAATTCCAAAGTGGAACTTCTGGAAGTTTCTGGTGAACCCAGAAGGGAAGGTGGTTCGATTCTGGCGAATAGAGGAGCCCATGGAAAGCATCAGAGAAGAGGTCACAGCAATGGTGCGGGAAATCATCCTAAAGAAACGAGTGGAGCTATGA